A DNA window from Besnoitia besnoiti strain Bb-Ger1 apicoplast, complete sequence, whole genome shotgun sequence contains the following coding sequences:
- a CDS encoding ribosomal protein L14 (encoded by transcript BESB_086480), with product MTQLNSFFYVSDNTGVKKIFSLQNITKNSFSINTSDIILGIIKEISFKSSFKYSELVYGFVIRIKKNQNINNYYNYTFNENAVILIDKNFNPLGTRVFGLFPEDLKHNNHLKVNSLNLNTI from the coding sequence ATGACTCAATTAAATAGTTTTTTTTATGTTTCAGATAATACTGGAGTTAAAAAAATTTTTAGTTTACAAAATATAACAAAAAATTCTTTTTCCATTAACACATCAGATATTATTTTAGGAATTATTAAAGAAATTTCATTTAAATCTTCTTTTAAATATTCTGAATTAGTTTATGGCTTTGTAATTAGAATAAAAAAAAACCAAAATATTAACAATTATTATAATTATACTTTTAATGAAAATGCTGTTATTTTAATTGATAAAAATTTTAATCCACTTGGAACAAGAGTATTTGGATTATTTCCTGAAGATTTAAAACATAACAATCATTTAAAAGTAAATTCTTTAAATTTAAATACAATTTAA
- a CDS encoding ribosomal protein S17 (encoded by transcript BESB_086490) has translation MNIKIGYVIKIKNSTMYKFIVPFWKKTLKYKNLQLKIKSNFFNDSRKEFLQNFIVLVRFNCKQKKYNLIKILF, from the coding sequence ATGAATATTAAAATAGGTTATGTTATAAAAATTAAAAATAGTACTATGTATAAATTTATAGTACCATTTTGAAAAAAAACTTTAAAATATAAAAACTTACAATTAAAAATTAAATCTAATTTTTTTAATGATTCTAGAAAAGAATTTTTACAAAATTTTATTGTATTAGTAAGATTTAATTGTAAACAAAAAAAATATAATTTAATTAAAATTTTATTTTAA
- a CDS encoding putative ribosomal protein L16 (encoded by transcript BESB_086500), which produces MNISGLTKNLCGRKKLSKNIKPFKLNYGVWIIKLKKFLFCKQTYVDFLKKFFKIWKKFYNFKLYKTTIHTKKSLESRMGGGKGNNLYKIFSFKPGSFILEYYNLNKYKILHLFKSLTWNKKFYFKFLKKKYI; this is translated from the coding sequence ATGAATATTTCTGGATTAACTAAAAATTTATGTGGACGTAAAAAATTATCAAAAAATATTAAACCTTTTAAATTAAATTATGGGGTTTGAATAATTAAATTAAAAAAATTTTTATTTTGTAAACAAACTTATGTAGATTTTTTAAAAAAATTTTTTAAAATTTGAAAAAAATTTTATAATTTTAAACTTTATAAAACTACAATTCATACTAAAAAATCTTTAGAAAGTAGAATGGGAGGAGGTAAAGGTAATAATTTATATAAAATTTTTTCATTTAAACCAGGTTCTTTTATCTTAGAATATTATAATTTAAATAAATATAAAATTTTACATTTATTTAAGTCACTTACTTGAAATAAGAAATTTTATTTTAAATTTTTAAAAAAAAAATATATATAA